One genomic window of Sphingobacterium oryzagri includes the following:
- a CDS encoding DUF2490 domain-containing protein, protein MIFFRFFKQGFAFLLCLLMLLSSAFAQISPPGMGDAQTASWFAIGARQDLNSKKSWQSMTYIGLGRKSNPDNTNLLYKPAMVVLNQEFYHPFAKNWQTSVAVSYRRQQEYAAAAPYLETHPQLQQEFRVYGRIAKSFAVKWFRITPTLRQEIRRFFTPDFTNSAEPLQLRSRFRLQLATPLDPKKKHKITISSEQLLSTSQANTSRKWSTFAYKESRFMLYYSYSPSTLPWTFDIGYMNNLIKEDASTSSMVHYLAFDLILKNPFGHSTAP, encoded by the coding sequence ATGATTTTTTTTCGATTTTTTAAACAGGGCTTTGCTTTCCTTTTATGTTTATTGATGTTGCTTTCCTCGGCGTTTGCGCAGATCAGTCCGCCGGGAATGGGAGATGCGCAGACCGCATCCTGGTTCGCCATTGGTGCTCGACAAGATCTCAACAGCAAAAAAAGTTGGCAATCGATGACTTACATCGGTTTAGGTCGTAAGAGCAATCCCGATAATACAAATCTGTTGTACAAGCCGGCGATGGTGGTGCTCAACCAAGAGTTTTACCATCCGTTTGCTAAAAACTGGCAAACGTCTGTTGCGGTGAGTTACCGAAGACAACAGGAATACGCTGCAGCAGCGCCTTACCTCGAGACTCATCCGCAGCTACAGCAAGAATTTCGTGTATATGGCCGGATCGCTAAAAGTTTTGCCGTAAAATGGTTTCGTATAACCCCGACCCTGCGACAAGAAATCAGGCGATTTTTTACGCCCGATTTTACAAATAGCGCAGAGCCGCTGCAATTGCGATCGCGTTTTCGTTTGCAGTTAGCAACGCCGCTCGATCCCAAAAAGAAACACAAAATAACCATCAGTTCCGAACAGCTACTGAGCACAAGCCAGGCAAACACCAGCCGCAAGTGGTCGACCTTCGCCTATAAAGAAAGCCGCTTTATGCTGTACTATTCTTACAGCCCTTCAACTTTACCATGGACGTTCGATATCGGTTATATGAACAATTTGATCAAAGAGGATGCTTCCACATCAAGCATGGTACATTATCTCGCGTTTGATCTGATTTTAAAGAATCCATTCGGTCACTCTACTGCACCATAA
- a CDS encoding GLPGLI family protein, with the protein MKIKPLINLTLLCLIASQPTIAQEAEPAVAKVHYIFTHINDTTQRDKYQRDEVVTYLGKTGSYYTSYSSTRVQEDMQKQMNDPAFDGNLQLSSNTTGIAQSYLYDQKAQQLTEVTRVGSDDFLLPEQYPTLNWAIADETKTIGGYTCQKAQVPFKGRNYTAWFTTELPFSAGPWKLHGLPGLILEASDDKNEVQFTYSGFDKMENGVYTIKTPENALVSTRKEIAKLQDAFKANPQAYMQAKRNISTTTGVSGGSGSIVIRSSGTSSGSTSPKFDTSKIKSINVKKAEGYAPSRVTNNPIELTP; encoded by the coding sequence ATGAAGATAAAACCACTAATCAATCTTACCCTTTTGTGCTTGATAGCAAGCCAACCAACCATTGCGCAAGAAGCCGAGCCGGCCGTTGCTAAAGTACATTACATCTTTACACACATCAATGACACCACCCAACGCGATAAATATCAGCGTGACGAGGTGGTGACTTATTTAGGAAAGACGGGCAGCTACTACACCAGCTATTCCAGTACGCGTGTGCAAGAAGACATGCAAAAACAAATGAACGATCCAGCTTTCGATGGTAACCTGCAACTTAGTAGTAACACTACGGGTATAGCACAATCGTACTTATACGATCAAAAAGCACAGCAATTAACGGAAGTGACTCGCGTTGGATCGGATGACTTTCTCTTGCCGGAACAATATCCGACATTAAATTGGGCTATTGCAGACGAAACGAAAACAATTGGCGGTTATACCTGCCAAAAAGCCCAAGTACCGTTTAAAGGGCGCAATTATACAGCTTGGTTTACCACTGAACTGCCCTTCTCGGCCGGCCCGTGGAAACTTCACGGCCTACCAGGCTTAATCCTTGAAGCCTCTGACGATAAAAATGAAGTGCAATTTACCTATTCCGGTTTTGATAAAATGGAAAATGGTGTTTACACGATCAAAACACCTGAAAATGCGCTGGTTTCTACGCGAAAAGAAATTGCTAAATTACAAGATGCATTTAAGGCCAACCCACAAGCATACATGCAGGCAAAACGAAACATCAGCACAACCACCGGCGTTTCTGGCGGCTCCGGAAGTATTGTGATACGATCTTCGGGCACTTCTTCAGGCAGCACATCGCCAAAGTTTGACACGAGCAAGATAAAATCCATAAACGTTAAAAAGGCGGAGGGTTATGCTCCTTCGCGCGTGACGAATAACCCGATCGAATTAACGCCATAA
- a CDS encoding carboxypeptidase-like regulatory domain-containing protein has protein sequence MLRFLLSLLCFCCCAFVSAQQQLVSGKLIDKQSGLPIAAASITIKSSAGKIVAFKATDAKGLFQISIVAEQTDYNLEINHLGYKKYALPLRDATDNLTIALEPQAILLEDVEVKSKPMIRRIGDTLAYDVGSFAREEDRSIGDVLKRLPGIEVSDAGQIKYQGKEISNFYIDGDDLLSDRYALGTRTIPHKMVKDIQVLNNHEHLKVLKNKRFTDQVAINLVIKEDAKLKMTGEAKIGVGLPKQYDSELNNMLFNKKYKMLNVLNGNNVGNDLSNELIGYNRENTLARLGTMPINNLLSLGTVENPPLAKQHYFINNSGSLNTNNLFNLGNHWQLKSNIQAVYNQSTQQFNGQTDFFTNEEVISFTESQAMETKEFLAAIRLSANQNLDKKYISNAFSFEYEKEDALANIRSNGQAIAVGKQHQIRGFSNQLDYVPELANKNILQINWFVNYGSKPQALSLSPGVFPAVFNNNLPYQTTEQVVDVPNFYSKLSSGYRVPKGKINQYYGVSVSLEDQRLRSNIALLDSGMQQAPLLDSTSNAMHWLRSLYSIHTEYSWKKNRLEMALSLPLSFQRTTFSDPTYLLHEAQNKWLFLPSFRLKYRAWREDDLDFSYNFTNNFGNIQDVYRGIIIRNYRSLSQNTADINESSMHAFSLNYRFNRTVKMLFSNIGLSYSKTQREAILAQQISNNISQTILSPIPNDVHAYALQMGIDKYIFPLAGTLKLNASMTYTTFEQLFNDVMLPFQGMTYMLRPQMEIKIWRMLNLSYSSTLEWSNARQRNQPELGNSVFNLAQNISLPLSIFKGAYIRLTGRHLHTRQPAMQDFNYFFADASARYRVAKWKTDVELNLTNLANIKTFQTYTISSNQQSQNNYALRGRMAVLKVVFAL, from the coding sequence GTGTTACGTTTTCTCCTTTCATTGCTCTGTTTTTGCTGCTGTGCATTTGTTTCTGCGCAACAGCAGCTTGTTTCCGGAAAATTGATTGACAAGCAAAGCGGCCTCCCGATAGCGGCAGCCAGCATTACGATTAAGTCTTCTGCCGGCAAAATAGTTGCTTTCAAAGCTACCGACGCCAAAGGTCTGTTTCAAATCAGCATCGTTGCCGAACAGACGGATTATAATCTGGAGATAAACCATTTAGGCTATAAGAAGTACGCATTGCCGCTGCGTGATGCTACCGATAACCTCACCATCGCCTTGGAACCACAGGCTATTTTGCTGGAAGATGTCGAAGTGAAAAGCAAACCGATGATTCGACGGATCGGCGATACACTGGCTTACGATGTCGGTAGTTTTGCTAGAGAGGAAGATCGCAGCATTGGTGACGTGCTCAAGCGATTGCCGGGTATCGAAGTGAGCGATGCGGGACAGATAAAATATCAGGGTAAGGAAATTTCCAACTTTTATATCGACGGAGACGATTTATTGAGCGATCGCTATGCATTGGGTACACGCACTATACCGCATAAGATGGTGAAAGATATCCAGGTGTTAAACAATCACGAGCATCTTAAGGTCTTAAAAAACAAACGCTTTACCGACCAAGTCGCGATCAATCTGGTGATTAAGGAAGATGCGAAGTTAAAGATGACCGGCGAAGCGAAGATTGGTGTAGGACTGCCAAAGCAATATGATAGCGAACTGAACAACATGTTGTTCAATAAAAAGTACAAGATGCTCAACGTATTGAACGGGAATAATGTGGGCAATGACCTGAGTAACGAACTGATCGGCTACAATAGAGAAAACACGCTGGCTCGCCTGGGCACTATGCCCATCAATAACCTACTGTCATTAGGAACGGTAGAAAATCCACCGCTTGCTAAGCAACACTATTTTATAAACAATAGTGGTTCTTTAAATACCAATAACTTGTTTAACCTCGGTAACCATTGGCAGTTGAAATCTAATATCCAAGCGGTGTACAACCAGAGCACGCAGCAATTCAACGGACAGACCGATTTCTTTACCAACGAGGAGGTGATCTCGTTTACCGAATCGCAGGCAATGGAAACAAAAGAATTTTTAGCGGCCATTCGGCTCTCGGCCAATCAAAATCTGGACAAAAAATACATCAGTAACGCCTTTTCTTTTGAATATGAAAAGGAAGATGCGCTAGCCAATATTAGGAGTAATGGACAAGCTATCGCCGTGGGCAAGCAACACCAAATTCGTGGTTTTTCCAACCAGTTGGATTATGTGCCGGAACTGGCCAATAAAAATATTTTGCAGATCAATTGGTTTGTCAATTACGGATCCAAACCACAGGCGCTTAGCCTATCGCCTGGTGTTTTTCCAGCGGTATTTAACAACAACCTGCCTTATCAAACCACCGAGCAAGTGGTTGATGTACCTAATTTTTACAGCAAGCTATCTTCTGGCTATCGGGTACCGAAAGGAAAAATAAACCAATATTACGGTGTATCTGTCAGTCTGGAAGATCAACGATTACGCTCTAACATTGCCCTGCTGGATAGTGGTATGCAGCAAGCGCCACTGCTGGATTCTACCAGCAATGCGATGCACTGGTTGAGAAGCTTGTATAGTATACATACGGAATATAGCTGGAAAAAGAATCGATTAGAAATGGCATTATCGTTACCCTTATCTTTTCAGCGCACGACATTTAGCGACCCAACCTACCTACTGCATGAAGCGCAAAACAAATGGCTCTTTTTGCCTAGTTTTCGGTTAAAATATAGAGCCTGGCGCGAAGATGATCTTGACTTTTCCTACAACTTCACAAACAATTTTGGGAATATACAAGATGTATATCGTGGTATCATCATTCGTAACTATCGATCACTATCGCAAAATACGGCAGATATTAACGAAAGTTCCATGCATGCGTTTTCCCTCAATTATCGTTTTAACCGAACGGTTAAGATGCTTTTTTCTAACATTGGTTTAAGCTACAGCAAAACACAACGGGAGGCCATACTTGCGCAGCAAATAAGCAACAACATATCGCAAACGATCCTGTCGCCCATTCCGAACGATGTCCATGCTTACGCCCTACAAATGGGAATCGACAAATACATTTTTCCCCTCGCCGGAACGTTAAAATTAAATGCGTCTATGACGTATACCACATTTGAGCAGCTTTTTAATGACGTTATGCTGCCTTTTCAAGGCATGACTTACATGCTGCGCCCGCAGATGGAGATTAAAATTTGGAGAATGCTGAATCTGTCTTACAGCAGTACGCTGGAATGGTCTAACGCAAGGCAACGCAACCAACCAGAGCTCGGTAATTCGGTGTTTAATCTTGCGCAAAATATCAGTCTGCCGTTGTCGATCTTTAAAGGCGCATATATTCGCTTAACGGGCCGGCATTTGCATACTCGCCAACCCGCTATGCAAGATTTTAATTATTTCTTTGCTGATGCTTCCGCGCGCTACCGTGTGGCGAAGTGGAAAACCGACGTGGAGCTTAATCTAACGAATTTGGCCAATATCAAAACGTTTCAGACCTACACTATTTCGTCCAACCAACAATCGCAAAATAATTACGCGCTGCGTGGGCGCATGGCGGTACTGAAAGTAGTCTTTGCATTATGA
- a CDS encoding DUF4256 domain-containing protein has product MSKQKLTPAEAEEILTVLKARFEKNKTRHAALNWDAVAEKLKDNPGKLWSLSEMERTEGEPEVVGYDQESDTYLFYDCAAESPKGRRSLCYDRKALDARKANKPDNSAIDLADAMGVTLLTTEEYAYLQTLGQFDLKTSSWVMTPPEIRKLGGAIFCDRRYNQVFTYHNGADSYYGARGFRVVLRV; this is encoded by the coding sequence ATGAGTAAGCAAAAATTGACACCTGCAGAAGCCGAAGAAATTCTGACAGTTTTAAAAGCTCGTTTTGAAAAAAATAAGACGAGGCACGCAGCCTTAAATTGGGATGCGGTAGCCGAAAAATTGAAAGACAATCCTGGCAAGCTTTGGTCACTTTCCGAAATGGAGCGGACAGAAGGCGAGCCTGAAGTAGTGGGCTATGATCAGGAGAGCGATACTTATTTATTTTACGATTGTGCCGCAGAAAGTCCGAAAGGTAGAAGAAGCCTATGCTATGATCGTAAAGCGTTGGATGCGCGTAAAGCAAATAAGCCCGATAACTCGGCTATCGACTTGGCAGACGCTATGGGCGTGACCTTGTTGACAACGGAAGAATATGCTTATTTGCAAACACTTGGGCAGTTTGATCTGAAAACATCCAGCTGGGTGATGACACCGCCCGAAATACGAAAATTGGGCGGCGCAATATTTTGCGACCGACGTTACAATCAGGTTTTTACCTATCACAACGGCGCCGATTCGTATTACGGCGCACGAGGCTTTCGCGTCGTTTTACGGGTGTGA